The nucleotide sequence TCCCGCAGGATCTCCTCCGCCGATCCGGCGCGTGCCCGATGGTCGTCGGAGCTACCCTGACCCGAGGTGATGCGCACTACGGCCCAGACGATCAATGCGATCAGCCCGCCCCAGAACAGGAGCGGGACGAGCGTCCAGAGTATCCCGAAGAAACCCCGGCCGCCGTCCATCATGCCACCCGGACCCCACCCCCAGTCGTCCATCATGCCTCCGGGACCCATCATCGAACCACCACCGAACAAGCCGCCGCCGGCGAGG is from Rubrobacter calidifluminis and encodes:
- a CDS encoding SHOCT domain-containing protein; the encoded protein is MSDGTKTVLGALGGFLLLLVLLAILAGGGLFGGGSMMGPGGMMDDWGWGPGGMMDGGRGFFGILWTLVPLLFWGGLIALIVWAVVRITSGQGSSDDHRARAGSAEEILRERFARGEIDAEEYERSLEVLRGEGSA